The Nitrospira sp. KM1 genome includes a window with the following:
- a CDS encoding ComF family protein, with translation MVWKPLSEGTRVRHCHLSFEGWIDGLTTCHDNSRMNPDGRTAYRIRIHGQNRRELAVHEELVKCDDESLIFLSTEHLIGQVIERKSENKKQNELLTRWGMLIPLPYTIWALGEYCPSNQNDPVKWVNDSVWFSSFVGIAMDRFSPKLIELLGAKVHVAIVPSHEAGEYNPSLLAIARDLQAHGHIDVSSSLVRYKSVESSRARRQCGVPGNDIDTHLDSIRVVDVTRISRKVILLLDNVVTTGTSFIACRKLLLDAGVAEVVCLALGKNGGRKMQEPSNTGRKHLVIRRSK, from the coding sequence ATGGTGTGGAAACCTCTTTCTGAAGGAACTCGGGTTCGCCATTGCCATCTGAGCTTTGAAGGATGGATCGATGGACTAACTACCTGTCATGACAATAGCCGGATGAATCCAGACGGTAGGACTGCGTACCGTATTCGTATTCACGGGCAGAACAGGCGAGAACTTGCAGTACATGAAGAGCTTGTGAAATGCGATGACGAAAGTCTAATTTTTCTTTCTACGGAACACTTAATCGGACAAGTAATTGAAAGAAAAAGTGAAAATAAGAAGCAGAATGAGCTTTTGACACGCTGGGGTATGCTAATACCTTTGCCATATACAATTTGGGCGCTAGGAGAATATTGCCCTTCTAATCAAAATGATCCGGTCAAATGGGTTAACGACAGTGTGTGGTTTTCCAGTTTCGTAGGTATAGCAATGGATCGATTCTCTCCGAAATTGATTGAACTTCTGGGAGCTAAAGTGCATGTAGCTATTGTTCCATCACATGAGGCAGGTGAATATAATCCTTCCCTCCTAGCCATAGCGAGAGATCTTCAGGCACACGGGCATATTGACGTGAGTTCAAGCTTGGTGCGCTATAAGAGTGTCGAATCTTCTAGAGCCCGTAGACAGTGCGGGGTTCCAGGTAATGATATTGACACCCACTTAGATAGCATCAGGGTGGTAGATGTAACGAGAATTTCGAGAAAGGTAATTTTATTATTGGATAATGTTGTTACGACCGGAACGTCTTTTATCGCTTGCAGGAAGCTCTTGCTCGATGCAGGTGTTGCCGAAGTTGTCTGTTTGGCTTTAGGGAAAAATGGTGGACGAAAGATGCAAGAACCATCGAACACAGGTAGAAAACATTTAGTTATTCGTCGAAGCAAATGA
- a CDS encoding PAS domain-containing sensor histidine kinase, with the protein MSDLQKDHGSLAWEGPDRRSQPASTAPGGRVSALPGLNPEPERRKRHLRPVWIVLLLLMSCLALTFYYTQMVEPGGEDTDSFILPTSYALVLLLINLDLIGVVVLLLLLSRNLIKAYFERRHRMLGSGFRTKLVAAFIGFSLIPTVLLALVASGLVNKAVDVWFSDQIDRVMRDSYEVARMQHAGHITLAVNSARAISQEIYREDLLFPEQRDLLVSAMARKRVEFGVAGIEVFSSKMETLTKSLDPEVPPGVLDLPIGQLILQAINGKQETNTVQEAQTGRLVRAAAPIALSGRRGEVGGVVVVDAYVPESLLAKMEGIGRQYEEYKQIKAMKNPIKAGAYLFVAVITVLILFGATWFGFYVARSITVPIQRLAEATEAIAQGDLSVRIDAKATDEIGTLIESFNRMTADLQGNKSAIESANRSLRQNNLELDRRRAYIETVVETIAAGLVSIDRNGQITNFNPSGERILGLSADRFHDRSANDVFKEFGLTLFQTLYDRMLVDQRDDLTMDGTVEVEGKFLTIALHGSRMKDELDQDLGIVLVFEDLTELLKAQKVAAWQEVARRVAHEIKNPLTPIQLSAQRMRKKFFERAPDFERVFDESTNVIVNEVTSLKHMVDEFSKFARLPAPQLAQQSLHDVINEVIALYRGAHKDIQLLVTLDDDLPALKFDWEQIKRVLVNLLDNAIQAMNQKGRVWLTTQYDTKRRRAVVSIADEGTGIAAEDQEKLFVPYFTRKKTGTGLGLAIVRRIITDHEGQISAGNNHPRGALFTFELPV; encoded by the coding sequence GTGAGTGACCTTCAAAAAGATCATGGGTCACTGGCCTGGGAAGGACCGGATCGCCGTTCCCAACCGGCCTCCACCGCGCCCGGCGGCCGTGTGTCCGCTCTGCCGGGGCTGAACCCCGAACCCGAAAGACGAAAACGCCACCTGCGGCCGGTATGGATCGTCCTGCTCCTGCTCATGTCGTGTCTCGCCCTGACGTTCTACTACACACAAATGGTCGAGCCCGGCGGCGAGGATACGGACTCCTTCATCCTGCCGACCAGTTATGCGCTGGTGCTGCTGCTGATCAACCTCGATCTCATCGGGGTCGTCGTCCTGCTCTTGCTGCTGTCCAGAAATCTCATCAAGGCCTATTTCGAACGCCGGCACCGGATGCTCGGCTCCGGATTCCGCACAAAACTGGTGGCCGCCTTCATCGGATTTTCGCTGATTCCGACGGTGCTGCTGGCTCTGGTCGCGAGCGGGCTGGTGAACAAAGCCGTCGATGTCTGGTTCAGCGATCAGATCGATCGTGTCATGAGGGATTCCTACGAAGTGGCCCGCATGCAGCATGCGGGGCACATCACACTGGCCGTCAACAGCGCAAGGGCGATTAGCCAGGAAATCTATCGTGAGGATCTGCTCTTCCCCGAACAGCGCGATCTGCTGGTCTCGGCGATGGCGCGCAAGCGGGTGGAGTTTGGAGTGGCGGGCATCGAGGTGTTTTCATCCAAGATGGAAACGTTGACCAAATCGTTAGACCCGGAAGTGCCCCCTGGAGTCTTGGATCTACCAATCGGACAGCTCATTCTTCAGGCCATCAACGGAAAGCAGGAGACGAACACCGTCCAGGAAGCGCAGACCGGCCGTCTGGTCAGGGCCGCGGCGCCCATCGCGTTGAGCGGCCGCCGCGGCGAAGTGGGCGGGGTCGTAGTGGTCGATGCGTATGTGCCGGAGTCTCTGCTGGCCAAGATGGAAGGCATCGGCCGCCAGTATGAGGAATACAAACAGATCAAGGCGATGAAAAACCCGATCAAGGCCGGCGCCTATCTTTTCGTCGCCGTCATCACCGTCTTGATTCTTTTCGGAGCGACCTGGTTCGGGTTTTATGTGGCGAGGAGCATTACGGTGCCGATTCAACGGCTGGCCGAGGCCACGGAAGCCATCGCGCAGGGCGATCTGTCCGTCCGCATCGACGCGAAGGCGACCGACGAAATCGGGACGTTGATCGAATCATTCAACCGGATGACGGCGGATCTGCAGGGGAACAAATCGGCGATCGAATCCGCCAACCGGTCATTGCGGCAGAACAACCTGGAACTCGATCGACGCCGCGCCTATATCGAAACGGTCGTCGAAACGATTGCCGCCGGCCTCGTCTCGATCGACCGGAACGGCCAGATCACCAATTTTAATCCGTCCGGAGAGCGCATTCTTGGCCTTTCCGCGGACCGCTTCCACGACCGGTCGGCCAATGACGTGTTCAAGGAGTTCGGGCTCACGCTCTTCCAGACGCTCTACGACCGGATGCTGGTGGACCAGCGCGATGATCTGACGATGGACGGCACGGTCGAGGTCGAGGGAAAATTTCTGACGATCGCGCTGCACGGCTCGCGCATGAAGGATGAGTTGGACCAAGACCTCGGCATCGTGCTGGTGTTCGAGGACCTGACCGAATTGTTGAAAGCCCAGAAGGTCGCGGCCTGGCAGGAGGTCGCGCGGCGTGTTGCCCACGAAATCAAGAATCCGCTCACGCCCATTCAGCTCTCCGCTCAACGGATGCGGAAGAAGTTCTTCGAACGGGCGCCGGATTTCGAACGGGTGTTCGACGAGTCCACCAACGTCATCGTCAACGAAGTGACGAGCTTGAAACACATGGTGGACGAGTTCTCCAAGTTCGCCCGGCTGCCGGCGCCGCAGTTGGCGCAGCAATCGCTGCATGACGTCATCAACGAGGTGATTGCGCTCTACCGCGGGGCGCACAAGGACATTCAATTGCTCGTGACGCTGGACGACGATCTGCCCGCCCTCAAGTTCGACTGGGAGCAGATCAAACGCGTGCTCGTGAATCTCCTCGACAACGCGATTCAGGCGATGAACCAGAAGGGGCGGGTGTGGCTGACGACCCAGTACGACACGAAACGCCGGCGCGCGGTCGTCAGCATCGCGGACGAGGGGACCGGGATCGCCGCCGAGGATCAGGAAAAGCTGTTCGTGCCCTACTTCACCAGAAAGAAGACGGGGACGGGACTGGGGTTGGCGATCGTGCGGCGCATCATTACCGATCATGAGGGGCAGATCAGCGCGGGAAACAATCATCCTCGCGGAGCCTTGTTTACGTTTGAACTCCCGGTGTGA
- a CDS encoding sigma-54 dependent transcriptional regulator: MSASILVVDDEEAILSSLSSILQDEGYEVATAKTGGEALKIFTMDPPDLMILDIWMPEMDGLETLRRVRELVPTAQVMMMSGHGSIETAVKAIKLGAYDYIEKPLSLENVTLRVKHALEQYRLEEENRSLRTKVQRKFELVGQSAAMQQLRQLIETAGPTNSRVLIGGENGTGKELVARAIHLQSARGDRPFVAVNCAAIPETLIESELFGHEKGSFSGATSMKRGQFEQADGGTLFLDEIGDMSLSTQAKVLRALQEQQFTRVGGTKLMKVDVRVLAASNKDLFKEIDKGAFREDLYYRLNVVPIEVPPLRERREDIPLLIRHFLRVHAEEQGLRMKEITPEAMHVFQQYEWPGNIRELRNLIERLMIMVPGSVIDTHQAAMSLQGRQPAGGAAASSIPASMPSANPVLSQTFDSLRDARNAFEKDYIGRKLREHHWNISRTAEDLKIERSHLHRKIKLLDVEMRPES; this comes from the coding sequence ATGTCAGCTTCAATTCTAGTCGTGGATGATGAAGAGGCCATTCTGTCCTCGCTGAGCAGCATTTTGCAGGACGAAGGATACGAGGTCGCCACAGCCAAAACGGGAGGGGAAGCGCTGAAGATCTTCACGATGGATCCCCCGGATCTGATGATCTTGGATATCTGGATGCCCGAAATGGACGGGCTCGAGACGCTCCGGCGGGTGCGGGAGCTGGTTCCCACCGCCCAGGTGATGATGATGTCCGGCCACGGGTCGATCGAGACGGCGGTCAAGGCGATCAAACTCGGCGCCTACGACTATATCGAGAAGCCGCTGTCGCTCGAAAATGTGACGCTGCGCGTGAAGCACGCACTGGAGCAGTATCGGTTGGAAGAGGAAAACCGCTCTCTTCGCACCAAAGTCCAGCGGAAGTTCGAGTTGGTCGGACAATCGGCGGCCATGCAGCAGCTTCGGCAATTGATCGAAACGGCCGGCCCCACCAACAGCCGTGTATTGATCGGCGGGGAAAATGGCACGGGCAAGGAATTGGTGGCGCGGGCCATCCATCTTCAAAGCGCGCGGGGCGACCGGCCGTTTGTCGCGGTGAACTGCGCGGCCATTCCCGAGACGCTGATCGAAAGCGAGTTGTTCGGCCACGAGAAAGGATCGTTCAGCGGCGCGACCTCGATGAAGCGCGGGCAGTTCGAGCAGGCCGACGGCGGCACGCTGTTCCTCGATGAAATCGGCGACATGAGCCTCAGCACCCAAGCCAAAGTCCTTCGCGCGTTGCAGGAACAGCAGTTCACCCGGGTGGGCGGGACGAAGCTGATGAAGGTCGACGTTCGGGTCCTCGCCGCTTCGAACAAGGATCTGTTCAAGGAAATCGATAAAGGCGCATTTCGTGAGGATTTATACTATCGCTTGAACGTCGTCCCGATCGAAGTGCCGCCGCTGCGTGAACGGCGGGAAGACATTCCGTTGCTCATACGGCATTTTTTACGCGTACATGCCGAAGAACAAGGGCTTCGGATGAAAGAAATCACACCGGAAGCCATGCATGTGTTCCAGCAGTACGAATGGCCGGGCAATATCAGGGAGCTCAGAAACCTGATCGAACGGCTCATGATCATGGTGCCGGGGTCCGTGATCGACACGCACCAGGCCGCCATGTCGTTACAAGGCCGCCAGCCGGCGGGAGGGGCAGCCGCTTCGAGCATCCCGGCGTCCATGCCTTCCGCCAATCCGGTGCTCTCCCAGACGTTCGATTCGCTTCGCGATGCAAGAAACGCGTTCGAAAAGGACTATATAGGACGCAAGTTGCGGGAGCATCACTGGAACATTTCACGGACCGCCGAGGATCTCAAGATCGAGCGGAGCCACTTGCATCGCAAGATCAAGCTGCTGGATGTCGAAATGAGGCCTGAGAGCTGA